The Pseudophryne corroboree isolate aPseCor3 chromosome 2, aPseCor3.hap2, whole genome shotgun sequence genome has a segment encoding these proteins:
- the OMG gene encoding oligodendrocyte-myelin glycoprotein, giving the protein MLYQIQPSPGLLILLCSVSSVFCLCPLKCSCYIKNRNVDCSGRSLTALPHGLQDNITHLNLSYNSLSDLDHQLSRFTNLRSLDLSHNLLKNLPSHLPRSLWEVYAANNNIKVLHKLDTAYQWNLRVLDVSRNSLQRTVFINNTLISLQSLNLSNNQLWTVPTNMPSNILLIDLSYNSLIQILSGTFVRMPKLQTLYLHNNRFAYIPNNAFDHLTHVKITLYNNPWSCEDTQSINYLLKWVEEKNNIIGYPCANETNGHSPKHHSTTDKAPNKITSQDIPLQTTSHSLFMEAQESKLHKKRKYPEVLTAPHFNATDILLSSTESNLFIEGGSGMMHLDFNNFGREMDNHRDSNEIEVIETYDHTIMLSSDNTAHNGPEVIVPSTPVYVMIQATTIILNDHAPSTEAQKCMCIAISLLLLLLILRTV; this is encoded by the coding sequence ATGTTATACCAAATCCAACCCTCACCAGGACTACTGATTCTTTTATGTTCCGTATCATCCGTTTTCTGCCTTTGCCCCTTGAAGTGTTCCTGCTACATAAAAAACAGAAATGTAGACTGTTCTGGCAGAAGCCTGACTGCACTGCCACATGGACTTCAAGACAATATCACACACCTTAACTTGTCTTACAACAGCTTGTCTGATTTAGATCATCAATTGTCTCGATTCACTAACTTAAGATCCCTTGACCTTTCCCACAACTTGCTTAAGAACCTCCCTTCTCATTTGCCCAGATCTCTCTGGGAAGTGTATGCTGCAAACAACAATATAAAAGTGCTTCATAAACTGGACACTGCTTACCAGTGGAATCTAAGGGTGCTAGATGTCTCCAGGAACAGCCTGCAAAGGACAGTCTTCATTAACAATACACTGATTAGTCTGCAGTCTCTGAATTTAAGTAACAACCAACTCTGGACCGTTCCAACAAACATGCCCAGCAACATACTACTAATTGATTTGTCCTATAACTCTTTAATACAGATCTTATCGGGAACATTTGTGAGAATGCCCAAGCTTCAAACGCTGTACCTGCACAACAACAGATTTGCTTATATCCCAAATAATGCTTTTGACCACCTGACTCATGTAAAGATTACCCTGTACAACAACCCATGGTCCTGCGAAGACACACAGAGTATCAACTATTTGCTGAAGTGGGTGGAAGAGAAAAATAATATCATAGGCTATCCATGTGCCAATGAAACAAATGGACACAGTCCTAAGCATCATTCAACTACAGATAAAGCACCAAATAAGATCACTAGTCAGGACATACCATTACAGACTACAAGTCATAGTCTTTTCATGGAAGCTCAAGAATCTAAACTGCACAAGAAAAGAAAATATCCGGAGGTTCTAACTGCACCTCACTTCAACGCAACTGACATTTTGCTTTCAAGTACAGAGAGCAATCTATTCATAGAAGGCGGCTCTGGAATGATGCATTTAGATTTCAACAACTTTGGAAGAGAAATGGACAATCACCGAGACTCTAATGAAATAGAGGTAATTGAAACATATGATCACACTATTATGCTGAGCTCTGATAATACAGCACACAATGGTCCAGAAGTGATTGTACCAAGCACCCCTGTATACGTAATGATACAAGCCACAACTATAATACTAAATGATCATGCGCCTTCCACAGAAGCACAGAAATGTATGTGTATTGCCATTTCCCTTTTATTACTCCTCCTTATTCTTAGGACTGTGTAA